In Rattus norvegicus strain BN/NHsdMcwi chromosome 1, GRCr8, whole genome shotgun sequence, a genomic segment contains:
- the Arhgap33 gene encoding rho GTPase-activating protein 33 isoform X3, giving the protein MLVPLLLQYLETLSGLVDSNLNCGPVLTWMELDNHGRRLLLSEEASLNIPAVAAAHVVKRYTAQAPDELSFEVGDIVSVIDMPPTEDRSWWRGKRGFQVGFFPSECVELFTERPGPGLKADAEGPLCGIPAPQGISSLTSAVPRPRGKLAGLLRTFMRSRPSRQRLRQRGILRQRVFGCDLGEHLSNSGQDVPQVLRCCSEFIEAHGVVDGIYRLSGVSSNIQRLRHEFDSERIPELSGPAFLQDIHSVSSLCKLYFRELPNPLLTYQLYGKFSEAMSVPGEEERLVRVHDVIQQLPPPHYRTLEYLLRHLARMARHSANTSMHARNLAIVWAPNLLRSMELESVGLGGAAAFREVRVQSVVVEFLLTHVEVLFSDTFTSAGLDPAGRCLLPRPKSLAGSSPSTRLLTLEEAQARTQGRLGTPTEPTTPKTPASPVERRKRERVEKQRKPGGSSWKTFFALGRGPSIPRKKPLPWLSGSRAPPQPSGSRPDTVTLRSAKSEESLSSQASGAGLQRLHRLRRPHSSSDAFPVGPAPAGSCESLSSSSSSSSSSSSSSSSESSAAGLGPLSGSPSHRTSAWLDDGDELDFSPPRCLEGLRGLDFDPLTFRCSSPTPGDPAPPASPAPPASASAFPPRATPQALSPHGPKPASPTALDISEPLAVSVPPAVLELLGAGGAPASATPTPALSPNPGLRPHLIPLLLHGAEAQLSDTCQQEISSKLAPTRGAPGQHSPGGMDSPLLPPALSLLRPGGAPPPPPKNPARLMALALAERAQQVAEQQSQQGQGGTPPAPLSPFRRSLSLEVGGEPVGTSGSGLHPPSLAHPGAWAPGPTPYLPRQQSDGSLVRSQRPLGTSRRGPRGPSQVSAHLRASGAYRDTPEMAAQSPCSIPSQGSNPSFLSTPRECLPSFLGVPKQGLYSLGPPSFPPNSPAPVWRNSLGAPPALDRGENLYYEIGVGEGTYSGPSRSWSPFHSMPPDRLNASYGMLGQSPPLHRSPDFLLNYPPPPSCFPPDPLTHSVSQHLARRPTRPEPLYVNLALGPRGPSPASSSSSSPPAHPRSRSDPGPPVPRLPQKQRAPWGPHNPHRVPGPWGSPEPFLLYRAAPPSYGRGGEVRGSLYRNGGHRGEGAGPPPPYPTPSWSLNSEGQTRSYC; this is encoded by the exons ATGCTGgtaccactgctgctgcagtACCTGGAGACCCTGTCAGGGCTCGTGGACAGCAACCTCAACTGCGGGCCTGTACTCACTTGGATGGAG CTGGACAACCACGGCCGGCGCCTGCTCCTCAGTGAAGAAGCCTCCCTCAATATCCCTGCCGTGGCTGCTGCCCACGTGGTCAAGCGGTACACTGCCCAGGCGCCAGATGAGCTGTCCTTTGAG GTGGGAGACATCGTCTCAGTGATCGACATGCCACCTACGGAGGATCGGAGTTGGTGGCGGGGCAAACGGGGCTTCCAG GTTGGGTTCTTCCCCAGTGAGTGTGTGGAACTCTTCACAGAGAGGCCAGGGCCTGGCCTAAAGGCAG ATGCTGAGGGTCCCCTGTGTGGCATCCCAGCTCCCCAGGGGATTTCTTCTCTGACCTCAG CTGTGCCCCGGCCACGTGGGAAGCTGGCAGGACTCCTCCGTACCTTCATGCGCTCTCGTCCCTCCCGCCAGCGGCTGCGCCAACGGGGAATCCTGCGCCAGAGGGTATTTGGTTGTGATCTTGGAGAGCACCTCAGCAACTCAGGCCAAGATG TGCCCCAAGTGCTGCGCTGCTGCTCTGAGTTTATTGAGGCCCATGGTGTGGTGGATGGAATCTACCGACTCTCAGGGGTATCCTCCAACATTCAGAGGCTTCG GCATGAGTTTGATAGCGAGAGGATCCCTGAGCTGTCTGGCCCTGCCTTCCTACAAGACATCCACAGTGTGTCCTCCCTCTGCAAGCTCTACTTCCGGGAACTGCCCAACCCCTTGCTCACCTATCAGCTCTATGGGAAGTTCAGT GAGGCTATGTCAGTGCCTGGGGAGGAAGAACGCCTGGTGCGAGTACATGACGTCATCCAGCAGCTGCCTCCACCACACTACAG GACCCTGGAGTACCTGCTGAGGCACCTGGCCCGCATGGCAAGACACAGTGCTAACACCAGCATGCACGCCCGCAATCTGGCCATTGTCTGGGCACCCAACCTGCTACG GTCTATGGAGCTGGAGTCAGTGGGGCTGGGTGGGGCAGCTGCCTTCCGTGAGGTCCGGGTGCAGTCCGTGGTGGTGGAGTTCCTGCTCACCCACGTGGAGGTCCTGTTCAGCGATACCTTCACCTCTGCTGGCCTGGACCCTGCAG GTCGCTGCCTCCTTCCCAGACCCAAGTCCCTTGCCGGGAGCAGTCCCTCCACTCGCCTGCTGACACTGGAAGAAGCCCAGGCACGAACTCAGGGTCGTCTTGGAACACCGACGGAGCCCACGACTCCTAAGACTCCAGCCTCACCCGTGGAAAG gaggaagagagagagagtggagaaaCAAAGGAAGCCTGGGGGTAGCAGCTGGAAGACATTCTTTGCTCTGGGGCGGGGCCCCAGCATACCCCGGAAGAAGCCGCTGCCATGGCTGAGTGGCAGCCGAGCCCCTCCACAGCCTTCAG GCAGCAGACCCGACACTGTCACTCTGAGATCTGCCAAAAGTGAGGAGTCTCTGTCATCCCAGGCCAGCGGGGCTG GCCTCCAGAGGCTGCACCGGCTACGACGACCCCACTCCAGCAGCGATGCTTTTCCCGTGGGTCCAGCACCTGCTGGCTCCTGCGAGAGcttgtcctcctcttcttcttcttcctcttcctcttcctcctcctcctcctcagagtcCTCAGCAGCTGGCCTGGGGCCACTCTCTGGCTCCCCCTCACACCGCACCTCAGCCTGGCTAGATGATGGTGATGAACTGGATTTCAGTCCACCCCGCTGTCTGGAAGGACTTCGGGGACTTGACTTTGATCCCCTTACCTTTCGCTGCAGCAGTCCCACCCCGGGGGACCCTGCACCTCCTGCCAGCCCAgcacctccagcctcagcctctgccttcccaccTCGGGCAACCCCACAGGCCCTGTCACCCCATGGACCCAAGCCTGCTTCACCCACCGCCCTGGACATCTCAGAGCCCCTGGCTGTATCAGTACcacctgctgtcctggaactgctgGGGGCTGGAGGAGCACCTGCCTCGGCCACCCCAACACCGGCTCTGAGCCCTAACCCGGGATTGCGCCCCCATCTCATCCCCCTGTTGCTGCATGGAGCTGAGGCCCAGCTAAGTGACACGTGCCAGCAGGAGATCAGCAGCAAGCTAGCACCAACCCggggagctccaggccagcacA GTCCTGGTGGCATGGATTCACCATTATTACCCCCAGCCTTGTCTCTGCTGCGCCCTGGAGGGGCtccgcccccaccccccaagaacCCAGCCCGTCTTATGGCCCTGGCCTTGGCTGAGCGGGCTCAGCAGGTAGCAGAACAACAGAGCCAACAAGGGCAGGGGGGCACCCCACctgctcccctctcccccttccgaCGTTCACTGTCCCTGGAGGTGGGTGGGGAGCCCGTGGGGACTTCAGGGAGTGGGCTTCACCCTCCGTCCTTAGCCCACCCAGGTGCCTGGGCTCCAGGTCCCACCCCTTACCTCCCAAGGCAACAGAGTGATGGCAGCCTGGTAAGAAGCCAGCGGCCCTTGGGGACCTCAAGGAGGGGTCCCAGAGGGCCTTCCCAGGTCAGTGCCCATCTCAGGGCAAGTGGGGCTTACAGGGACACTCCAGAGATGGCAGCCCAGTCACCATGTTCTATCCCCTCACAGGGTTCTAACCCCAGCTTCCTCTCAACCCCCCGAGAGTGTCTGCCATCTTTCCTTGGTGTCCCCAAACAAGGCTTGTACTCTCTGGGTCCCCCATCCTTCCCACctaactctccagccccagtctggAGGAACTCTCTGGGTGCGCCCCCAGCACTGGACAGGGGAGAGAATCTGTACTATGAAATTGGGGTAGGGGAGGGGACCTACTCAGGCCCCAGCCGGTCCTGGAGTCCGTTTCATTCCATGCCTCCCGACAGGCTCAATGCCTCATATGGTATGCTTGGCCAGTCACCACCACTCCACAGGTCCCCCGATTTCCTGCTCAACTACCCCCCGCCCCCCTCCTGCTTCCCACCTGACCCCCTTACTCACTCAGTTTCCCAGCACCTTGCCCGGCGTCCCACCCGACCTGAGCCCCTCTACGTCAACCTCGCCCTAGGGCCCAGGGGTCCTtcacctgcctcctcttcctcctcctcgccTCCTGCTCACCCCCGAAGTCGGTCAGACCCTGGGCCCCCTGTTCCCCGCCTCCCTCAGAAACAGCGGGCTCCATGGGGTCCCCATAACCCCCATCGGGTGCCTGGACCTTGGGGCTCGCCCGAACCTTTCCTGCTTTATAGGGCAGCCCCACCATCCtacgggaggggaggggaggtccGAGGATCCTTGTACAGAAATGGAGGACATAGAGGGGAGGGGGCTGGCCCCCCTCCTCCTTACCCCACACCTAGCTGGTCCTTAAATTCAGAAGGACAGACCAGAAGTTACTGCTGA
- the Arhgap33 gene encoding rho GTPase-activating protein 33 isoform X4 — MGRASACPLARPSWGARQSPPAAVRGGACGRPRAPHALPFVSPWRRRRRQRGLRTRARKPSGSEEATATMVARSTDSLDGPGESSVQPVPPTGGPGTKGKPGKRLSAPRGPFPRLADCAHFHYENVDFGHIQLLLSPEREGPSLSGENELVFGVQVTCQGRSWPVLRSYDDFRSLDAHLHRCIFDRRFSCLPELPPPPEGARAAQMLVPLLLQYLETLSGLVDSNLNCGPVLTWMELDNHGRRLLLSEEASLNIPAVAAAHVVKRYTAQAPDELSFEVGDIVSVIDMPPTEDRSWWRGKRGFQVGFFPSECVELFTERPGPGLKADAEGPLCGIPAPQGISSLTSAVPRPRGKLAGLLRTFMRSRPSRQRLRQRGILRQRVFGCDLGEHLSNSGQDVPQVLRCCSEFIEAHGVVDGIYRLSGVSSNIQRLRHEFDSERIPELSGPAFLQDIHSVSSLCKLYFRELPNPLLTYQLYGKFSEAMSVPGEEERLVRVHDVIQQLPPPHYRTLEYLLRHLARMARHSANTSMHARNLAIVWAPNLLRSMELESVGLGGAAAFREVRVQSVVVEFLLTHVEVLFSDTFTSAGLDPAAP, encoded by the exons ATGGGAAGGGCCTCCGCGTGCCCACTGGCCCGCCCCTCATGGGGCGCGCGCCAGAGCCCCCCGGCAGCCGTTAGGGGCGGAGCCTGCGGCCGCCCGCGCGCGCCTCACGCCCTCCCCTTTGTGTCAccatggcggcggcggcggcggcagcgagGACTACGAACGAGGGCTCGAAAGCCGTCGGGGTCTGAGGAGGCTACCGCGACCATGGTG GCCCGAAGCACTGACAGCCTGGATGGCCCAGGGGAGAGCTCAGTGCAGCCTGTACCCCCGACTGGGGGGCCAGGTACCAAGGGGAAGCCTGGGAAGAG GCTCTCAGCTCCTCGAGGCCCTTTTCCCCGGCTGGCTGACTGTGCCCATTTCCACTATGAGAATGTTGATTTTGGCCACATTCAG CTCCTACTGTCTCCAGAGCGTGAAGGCCCCAGCCTCTCTGGAGAAAATGAGCTGGTCTTTGGGGTACAGGTGACCTGTCAG GGCCGCTCCTGGCCAGTTCTCCGGAGCTATGATGATTTCCGGTCTCTGGATGCCCATCTCCACCGGTGCATATTTGACCGGAGGTTTTCTTGCCTCCCAGAGCTCCCTCCACCTCCAGAGGGTGCCAGGGCTGCCCAG ATGCTGgtaccactgctgctgcagtACCTGGAGACCCTGTCAGGGCTCGTGGACAGCAACCTCAACTGCGGGCCTGTACTCACTTGGATGGAG CTGGACAACCACGGCCGGCGCCTGCTCCTCAGTGAAGAAGCCTCCCTCAATATCCCTGCCGTGGCTGCTGCCCACGTGGTCAAGCGGTACACTGCCCAGGCGCCAGATGAGCTGTCCTTTGAG GTGGGAGACATCGTCTCAGTGATCGACATGCCACCTACGGAGGATCGGAGTTGGTGGCGGGGCAAACGGGGCTTCCAG GTTGGGTTCTTCCCCAGTGAGTGTGTGGAACTCTTCACAGAGAGGCCAGGGCCTGGCCTAAAGGCAG ATGCTGAGGGTCCCCTGTGTGGCATCCCAGCTCCCCAGGGGATTTCTTCTCTGACCTCAG CTGTGCCCCGGCCACGTGGGAAGCTGGCAGGACTCCTCCGTACCTTCATGCGCTCTCGTCCCTCCCGCCAGCGGCTGCGCCAACGGGGAATCCTGCGCCAGAGGGTATTTGGTTGTGATCTTGGAGAGCACCTCAGCAACTCAGGCCAAGATG TGCCCCAAGTGCTGCGCTGCTGCTCTGAGTTTATTGAGGCCCATGGTGTGGTGGATGGAATCTACCGACTCTCAGGGGTATCCTCCAACATTCAGAGGCTTCG GCATGAGTTTGATAGCGAGAGGATCCCTGAGCTGTCTGGCCCTGCCTTCCTACAAGACATCCACAGTGTGTCCTCCCTCTGCAAGCTCTACTTCCGGGAACTGCCCAACCCCTTGCTCACCTATCAGCTCTATGGGAAGTTCAGT GAGGCTATGTCAGTGCCTGGGGAGGAAGAACGCCTGGTGCGAGTACATGACGTCATCCAGCAGCTGCCTCCACCACACTACAG GACCCTGGAGTACCTGCTGAGGCACCTGGCCCGCATGGCAAGACACAGTGCTAACACCAGCATGCACGCCCGCAATCTGGCCATTGTCTGGGCACCCAACCTGCTACG GTCTATGGAGCTGGAGTCAGTGGGGCTGGGTGGGGCAGCTGCCTTCCGTGAGGTCCGGGTGCAGTCCGTGGTGGTGGAGTTCCTGCTCACCCACGTGGAGGTCCTGTTCAGCGATACCTTCACCTCTGCTGGCCTGGACCCTGCAG CTCCTTGA